A region from the Onthophagus taurus isolate NC chromosome 8, IU_Otau_3.0, whole genome shotgun sequence genome encodes:
- the LOC111418214 gene encoding uncharacterized protein: protein MVTKEAHQNLRRLIDSYNRHTRSLKALGEPVEYWSTLLTHLIFKKLDDASKMKWEEHAGQTFNSDVPNIKSMIDFLTNRCSILETIEGNNKTNKHIGQKKNERTIANLATNNKTCVFCESGDHFIYGCNKFKALTTSKRVEEVKKLRLCLNCLRSGHFSMDCKSLSTCKACKQKHNTLLHYDTQTNTHTTEKRVTTAHTMKALENTSIILATAQVHIKDATGKWREARALLDSGSQSNFMTMKLVEKLQLHTYNLNVPVTGISQCNLNVKYGTNTKIKSIYNSYTIDLSFLVIRDITDNLPNVPINIKELEIPRHIRLADPKFHQPGEIDILIGAGLFAELLSMGQIKLGIGLPVLQKSTLGWIVSGPMSTNLRQKVRSNVCINNCEIQRALEKFWKVEECTAQMVFSAEEKYCENLYQQTTTRDNNGHFVVQLPTKDNISELGTAFETAEARFLNLERKLFKNQELWKQYSEFMSEYQELGHMTRVNRDDTYAYYLPHHAVIKDTSSTTRLRVVFDASTKTSTGISLNDTLMVGPTIQQELFSILCRFREHNYVLTGDIAKMYRQVNIIPSQRNLQHIVWRQSPEHDLEHFQLNTVTYGTTSASFLAIRSLHQVGINIQNKHPNIAKVIIDDFYVDDLITGSKTLEEALKLKNDLKILQASDETSVDYLIGDSKDVKTLGILWCSQDDTLKYSIKPIVEYGKLTKRIILSIIAQIFDPLGIVSPSTIKAKVVLQRLWQLGITWDEAVPIELYTSFKRLYEELQYLAKLQIDRHILLTDFAMVEMHGFSDASEMAYGACIYIKTINQTKTKIRLLCAKSRVAPLRKISLPRLELNGCLLLAELVKKVLDSLNTEITKVYLWTDSTIALAWIHADPSRWQTFVANRVSQIQELTAHAQWKHVTSSENPADLISRGIETSQLIKSNLWWEGPKWLKSKTYPDIDMNFPKELPEKKKNKLTFHCTITCDIFDKYSSLNKLKRVVAYCMRFYNNLREPNENKIKAKLTTLELESAFMRLLKVMQRQEFKTEIDLLMAKKNLPKSKYDYDIKHPIILAKGHPLTNLIIREEHLRNLHLGPQGLLSCIRQRFWPVGGLSVVKGVIGKCIVCFRTKPVSPSYLMGDLARDRTSAIRPFYVVGIDFAGPFNSKDGKLRNRTIIKSYVCLFVCFATKAVHIEVVSDLSTDSFLNAFKRFVSRRGLCKRVYTDNATNFVGAKNYLNELKKVIDYNNDKLERFCLRNNIDWQFIPARSPHFGGLWESAIKSAKSHFIRIIGCNVLTFEELTTIFTQIEAILNSRPLTPLSTHPDDFLALTPGHFLIGEPLNTIPQRDVMDIPFNRLNQFNKLQQMYQHFWRRWSMEYINILQQRGKWSQAVGENVKIGQLILLKEDNTPPLKWRLGRILEVHPGSDNIVRVISVKTTSGVVKRAVKKVCVLPIDVEVPKKL, encoded by the exons atgGTTACAAAAGAAGCTCATCAAAACTTAAGACGTTTAATTGATAGTTATAACAGGCACACTCGTTCTTTAAAGGCCTTAGGTGAACCAGTAGAGTACTGGAGCACGTTGCTTAcacatttgatttttaagaaattggaTGACGCTTCTAAAATGAAATGGGAGGAGCACGCGGGGCAGACATTTAATAGTGATGTACCAAACATAAAAAGTATGATAGATTTTCTTACAAATAGATGCAGTATTCTGGAAACCATAGAAGGTAATAACAAAACGAATAAACATATAGGACAAAAGAAGAATGAGCGTACTATTGCAAATTTAGCTACGAACAACAAAACATGCGTTTTTTGTGAATCAGGCGATCATTTCATTTACGgttgtaataaattcaaagcATTAACTACAAGCAAAAGAGTTGAGGAAGTTAAAAAACTCAGGCTTTGCTTAAATTGCCTTCGTTCGGGACATTTCTCGATGGATTGCAAATCTTTGTCCACATGTAAGGCTTGTAAGCAAAAACATAACACGCTTTTGCATTATGATACACAAACAAATACACACACAACTGAGAAACGTGTTACAACCGCACATACTATGAAAGCATTGGAGAATACTTCGATAATTTTAGCAACCGCGCAGGTTCACATCAAAGATGCGACTGGAAAATGGCGTGAGGCTAGGGCACTTTTAGATTCTGGCTCGCAGTCGAATTTTATGACAATGAAGCTTGTAGAAAAATTGCAATTACATACTTACAACTTAAACGTACCGGTAACAGGTATTAGTCAATGCAACCTTAATGTTAAGTATGGAACGAATACCAAGATTAAGTCTATATATAACTCATACACCATTgatttatcatttttggttataaGAGATATAACTGATAACTTGCCAAATGTTCCAATAAACATCAAAGAATTAGAAATACCGCGACACATTAGGTTAGCTGATCCGAAATTCCATCAACCAGGAgaaatagatattttaatagGCGCTGGCTTATTCGCTGAATTGTTGTCTATGGGTCAAATTAAACTCGGAATTGGTTTACCTGTTCTACAGAAATCAACACTGGGATGGATCGTATCCGGTCCTATGAGTACAAATTTAAGACAAAAGGTGCGCAGCAACGTATGTATAAATAACTGCGAGATTCAAAGGGCCttggaaaaattttggaaGGTTGAAGAGTGTACGGCACAAATGGTTTTTTCTGCGGAGGAAAAATATTGTGAGAATCTGTATCAACAGACGACCACAAGGGACAACAATGGACATTTTGTGGTACAACTGCCAACGAAAGATAATATTAGCGAATTAGGAACAGCGTTTGAAACTGCTGAAgcaagatttttaaatttggaacGAAAGTTATTCAAGAATCAAGAATTATGGAAACAATACTCCGAATTCATGAGTGAATATCAAGAATTAGGACATATGACAAGAGTAAATCGCGACGATACATATGCGTATTATTTACCTCATCACGCAGTGATTAAAGATACAAGCAGCACTACGAGGCTCAGAGTAGTATTTGACGCTTCGACAAAAACAAGTACTGGCATTTCACTGAATGATACTCTAATGGTTGGACCTACGATACAACAGGAATTATTTTCCATTCTCTGTAGGTTTAGAGAACATAATTACGTATTAACCGGTGACATTGCAAAGATGTATAGACAGGTAAACATCATACCTAGTCAGAGAAATTTACAACATATTGTATGGCGACAAAGTCCTGAACATGATTTGGAGcattttcaattaaacacGGTAACGTACGGCACCACATCAGCATCATTTTTGGCAATTCGCAGTCTGCATCAAGTTGgcataaatattcaaaataaacatcCTAACATAGCTAAAGTTATAATCGACGATTTCTATGTTGATGATCTTATTACAGGTTCAAAGACTTTGGAAGAAgcattgaaattaaaaaatgacttaa AAATTCTGCAAGCAAGCGATGAAACAAGCGTGGATTATCTAATAGGGGACTCTAAGGATGTAAAAACGCTGGGAATTTTATGGTGCTCACAAGACGATACACTTAAGTATTCAATTAAACCTATAGTTGAATACGGGAAATTAACGAAACGTATTATTCTGTCAATTATTGCTCAGATATTTGACCCACTTGGTATTGTATCTCCTTCTACGATCAAAGCAAAGGTAGTTTTACAGCGTTTGTGGCAGCTGGGAATCACGTGGGATGAAGCTGTACCTATCGAACTTTACACATCATTCAAGAGGCTTTATGAGGAATTGCAATATTTGGCAAAACTACAAATTGATCGACACATTTTGCTAACAGATTTTGCAATGGTAGAAATGCATGGTTTCAGCGATGCTTCTGAAATGGCTTACGGAGCatgtatttacattaaaaccATAAACCAAACTAAAACAAAGATTCGTTTATTGTGCGCCAAATCGAGAGTAGCACCTTTACGGAAAATTTCATTGCCGAGATTGGAACTCAATGGTTGTTTATTGTTGGCAGAACTAGTGAAAAAAGTACTTGATTCATTAAACACAGAAATTACTAAGGTTTATCTCTGGACTGATTCCACCATAGCGCTTGCTTGGATACATGCGGATCCTTCGAGATGGCAAACATTTGTTGCAAACCGCGTATCGCAAATACAAGAACTAACAGCACATGCACAATGGAAGCACGTAACCAGTTCAGAGAACCCTGCAGATTTGATTTCTAGAGGTATCGAGACTTCTCAATTAATAAAGTCTAACCTTTGGTGGGAGGGGCCGAAATGGTTAAAGAGTAAAACTTATCCTGATATTGACATGAACTTTCCTAAGGAGTTaccagaaaagaaaaaaaataaactaacttTCCATTGTACAATTACATGCgacatttttgataaatattcatcattaaataaattaaaaagagttGTTGCGTATTGCATGCGCTTCTACAATAATTTGAGAGAAcctaatgaaaataaaataaaagcaaaattaaCTACACTAGAGTTAGAAAGCGCGTTTATGCGACTTTTGAAAGTCATGCAAAGACAGGAATTCAAAACTGAGATTGATTTATTGATGGCTAAAAAGAATTTGCCTAAAAGTA AATATGACTACGACATCAAACATCCAATCATATTGGCTAAAGGACATCCTTTGACTAATTTAATTATACGTGAGGAACATTTGAGAAATTTGCACCTTGGCCCACAGGGACTTTTATCTTGCATCAGACAAAGATTTTGGCCTGTTGGCGGTTTAAGTGTCGTGAAGGGGGTGATTGGGAAATGTATTGTATGTTTTAGAACTAAACCAGTAAGTCCCAGTTATTTGATGGGTGATTTAGCTAGAGATCGCACATCGGCTATAAGACCATTTTATGTAGTGGGTATAGATTTTGCTGGCCCATTCAACAGCAAAGATGGGAAATTAAGAAACAGAACTATCATTAAATCATATGTGTGTTTATTTGTGTGTTTTGCAACCAAAGCAGTACATATTGAGGTGGTATCAGACCTAAGCACCGATTCATTTTTAAACGCATTCAAGAGATTCGTATCTCGACGAGGTTTATGTAAACGAGTTTACACGGATAATGCAACTAACTTCGTTGGCGCTAAGAATTATCTCAACGAGTTGAAAAAAGTAATCGACTATAACAACGATAAACTTGAAAGATTTTGCTTGAGAAATAACATAGATTGGCAATTTATTCCGGCACGTTCTCCGCATTTTGGAGGTTTATGGGAGTCTGCTATCAAATCGGCTAAATCgcattttatacgaattattggCTGTAACGTTTTAACCTTTGAAGagttaacaacaatttttactCAAATCGAAGCAATACTAAATTCTAGACCACTTACTCCTTTATCCACACATCCTGATGATTTCTTGGCTCTTACCCCGGGACATTTTCTCATTGGAGAACCTCTTAATACGATTCCTCAGCGAGACGTTATGGATATCCCCTTCAACAGACTGAATCAATTCAACAAACTTCAACAAATGTATCAACATTTCTGGCGAAGATGGTCTATGGAATACATCAACATCCTACAACAAAGAGGCAAATGGTCTCAAGCTGTTGGAGAAAACGTTAAGATTGGACAGCTAATATTACTCAAGGAAGACAACACTCCACCGTTGAAATGGCGACTGGGAAGAATTCTTGAAGTTCATCCTGGCAGTGATAATATTGTGCGAGTTATTAGTGTAAAAACAACCAGTGGTGTTGTGAAGCGGGCTGTTAAAAAGGTGTGCGTTCTTCCTATAGACGTTGAAGTACCTAAAAAACTATAA